The genomic region GTTCGCGTCGTTCGTCAAGGCCGCCGTGACGTACTCGCAGGCCGACCAGTTGCCTGTCGACCTGGAGGCCGCGTCGGAGGCCCCGTCGGCGCGCAAGGCCGCCCGCAACGGCGCCGCCACGAAGGCCGCGTCGGCCTCGTGAGCGAGCGGAGCGAGCGAAGCACCGGCCTCACCAGCGCGGTCGAGCACCGCTACGAGGTGCGCTCCCGTGAGGAGCGCTACCGGGGTCGGATCTTCGACGTGGTCAGCGAGGTGGTGACCATGCCGGGAGGTGGGACCGCGCTGCGTGACCTCGTCCGGCACGTCGGGGCGGTGGCCGTGGTGGCTCTCGACGACGCCGGTCAGGTGGTGCTGATCCGGCAGTACCGGCACCCGGTCGGCCGGCACCTGTGGGAGCTGCCGGCCGGGCTGATGGACGTCTCCGGTGAGGAGTTGCCGGCCGCCGCGTTGCGGGAGCTGGCCGAGGAGGCCGACCTCACGGCCGGTCGGATCGACGTGCTCGTCGACCTGCACAGCTCGCCGGGTTTCACCAACGAGCTGGTCCGGGTCTACCTGGCACGGGAGCTGGCCTACGTGCCGGTGTCCGAGCGCCACGAGCGCCGCGACGAGGAGGCCGACCTGCAGATCGTCCGGCTGGCCCTGGACGAGGCGGTCGACATGGTCCTGGCCGGTGAGATCACCAACGCGTCCGCGGTGGCCGGGCTGCTCGCCGCGGCCCGCGCCAGGGACACCGGTTTCACGCAGCTGCGCCGTGCGGACGCGCCGCTGCCGCGCTGAGCGCCGCCGCCGGTCCATCCCGGCCAGGGTGTACGGACGAAAGGGGCCCCGCGGTCAGCCGCGGGGCCCCTTCGCCGTGTCCGGTCGATCAGTCGCGCAGCGTGCGGCCCTGCGCGTCCGTGCCGCCGTTGACCAGGATCATGATGCCGTCGATGACGCCCCAGAGCGCGCCGACACCGCAGGTCACCAGGCTCACGACGAGCTGGAGAACGGCGATCTTGGTGTGTCCGGTGTAGAACCGACCGGCCCCGAAGGTGCCGAGCAGGATGCCGAGGATGCCCGCGACGACCTTGCTCTTGTCGGAGTAACCCGGGGCGTACCCGGGCTGCTGGTAAGGAGGAGTGGTCATGGGCGGACACACTAGTGATCCACTCGCCCGCTGTCCGTACCGCCACACGGCAGATGGGACGATAATGGGCGAACACTGTCCTGACGGCTGAGGTGACGTCCCACCGCCGGCCCGTTCGGCGCCCTGACACTCCGTCAGGTCACCCGGGCACCGGATGCCACTGTGCTGGCTCCCGGCGGGGCCGGGCGCGCCTAGACTGCCGCCGGCGGGACCGGTGGACCGCGGCGGCATTGGGGCCGTCGTGGCACCGCGCAGTCGGGGGAAACCGGTGGACCGCGGCGGCAATGGGGCCGTCGTGGCACCGCGCAGTCGGGGGAACTCAGCCCCGAAGAGAGGTGTCTGCATCGTGAAGGTCGGAATCCCACGCGAGGTCAAGAACCACGAGTACCGCGTGGCGATCACGCCGGCGGGCGTCAACGAGTTCACCCGCAGCGGCCACCAGGTCTTCGTCGAGTCCGGCGCCGGCGTCGGTTCCAGCATCACCGACGAGGAGTTCGCCGCGGCCGGCGCCACGATCCTGGCCACCGCCGACGAGGTGTGGGACACCGCCGAGCTGGTGCTCAAGGTCAAGGAGCCGATCGCCGAGGAGCACCACCGGATGCGCGAGGGGCAGGTGCTCTTCACCTACCTGCACCTGGCCGCCTCCAAGGAGTGCACGGACGCGCTTGTCGACCGCAGGGTCACCGGCATCGCGTACGAGACCGTCGAGCTGCCCGACCGGTCGTTGCCACTGCTCGCCCCGATGTCCGAGGTGGCCGGCCGGCTCGCCCCGCAGGTCGGCGCCTTCTACATGATGCGTACCGGCGGTGGGCGCGGCGTGCTGCCCGGCGGCGTCTCCGGCGTCTACGCGGCCAAGACCGTCGTCATCGGCGCCGGCGTCTCCGGCATGAACGCCGCCGCCATCGCCCTCGGCCTGCAGTCCGAGGTGCTGCTGCTGGACAAGAACGTCGCCCGGCTGCGTCAGGCCGACGCCATCTACCGGGGCCACCTGCAGACCATCGCCTCGAACGCGTACGAGGTCGAACGGGCCGTGCTCGACGCCGACCTGGTCATCGGCGCGGTGCTGGTGCCCGGCGCGAAGGCCCCGACGCTCATCTCCAACGAGCTGGTCTCCCGGATGAAGCCGGGCAGCGTGCTCGTCGACATCGCCATCGACCAGGGCGGCTGCTTCGAGGACTCGCGCCCGACCACGCACGCCGACCCGGTCTACAAGGTGCACGAGTCGATCTTCTACTGCGTGGCGAACATGCCCGGCGCGGTGCCGAACACCAGCACCTACGCGCTTACCAACGTCACCCTGCCGTACGCCCTGGAGTTGGCCAACCACGGCTGGCGCGAGG from Micromonospora lupini harbors:
- the ald gene encoding alanine dehydrogenase; protein product: MKVGIPREVKNHEYRVAITPAGVNEFTRSGHQVFVESGAGVGSSITDEEFAAAGATILATADEVWDTAELVLKVKEPIAEEHHRMREGQVLFTYLHLAASKECTDALVDRRVTGIAYETVELPDRSLPLLAPMSEVAGRLAPQVGAFYMMRTGGGRGVLPGGVSGVYAAKTVVIGAGVSGMNAAAIALGLQSEVLLLDKNVARLRQADAIYRGHLQTIASNAYEVERAVLDADLVIGAVLVPGAKAPTLISNELVSRMKPGSVLVDIAIDQGGCFEDSRPTTHADPVYKVHESIFYCVANMPGAVPNTSTYALTNVTLPYALELANHGWREALRRDPALALGLNTHDGQVTYGPVADAHGMTVLPLADVLA
- a CDS encoding NUDIX domain-containing protein, translating into MSERSERSTGLTSAVEHRYEVRSREERYRGRIFDVVSEVVTMPGGGTALRDLVRHVGAVAVVALDDAGQVVLIRQYRHPVGRHLWELPAGLMDVSGEELPAAALRELAEEADLTAGRIDVLVDLHSSPGFTNELVRVYLARELAYVPVSERHERRDEEADLQIVRLALDEAVDMVLAGEITNASAVAGLLAAARARDTGFTQLRRADAPLPR
- a CDS encoding TM2 domain-containing protein, with protein sequence MWRYGQRASGSLVCPPMTTPPYQQPGYAPGYSDKSKVVAGILGILLGTFGAGRFYTGHTKIAVLQLVVSLVTCGVGALWGVIDGIMILVNGGTDAQGRTLRD